One region of Nycticebus coucang isolate mNycCou1 chromosome 10, mNycCou1.pri, whole genome shotgun sequence genomic DNA includes:
- the AGT gene encoding angiotensinogen, translating to MKERVPWSEMASAGIAVRAIVLCLVAWAGLAAGDRVYIHPFHLLVYTKSSCEQLGKSNAETLKEPTFTPTPIQTNTAPVDEETLHHQLVLTVEKLEAEDKQRAAMIGMLANFLGFRMYKALSDTCNTAGGAGVLSPMALFGTLASFYLGAMDPTAHRLQALLGVPGEDQDCTSRLDGHKVLSALQAVQGLLVAQGGADGQAQLLLSTVVGLFTDLSLSLKQTFVQGLELFTPIVLPRSVDLSSDPDLAAAEIDRFMQAVTGWKMSSLAGVQADSTLLFNTYVHFQGKVKGFSLLAGHQEFWVNNSTSVSVPMLSGMGTFQHWSDTQNNFSVTGVPLGESACLLLVRPCSASDLDKVEALAFQHDFSSWMKNLSPRVIRLTMPKLQLQGSHDLQDLLSQAKLPTLLGTKATLGKISDANLRVGKVMNSILFELKADDGDQPTESAQQPNGPEVLELTLSSPFLFAVYERDSRAIHFLGRVANPLSMA from the exons ATGAAGGAGCGAGTGCCCTGGTCAGAAATGGCTTCTGCTGGCATAGCCGTGAGGGCCATTGTCCTCTGCCTTGTGGCCTGGGCTGGCCTGGCTGCTGGAGACCGTGTGTATATACATCCCTTCCATCTCCTTGTCTACACCAAGAGCAGCTGTGAGCAGCTGGGGAAATCTAATGCAGAGACACTCAAAGAACCAACCTTCACACCCACCCCAATTCAGACCAACACAGCACCGGTGGATGAGGAGACCTTGCACCATCAGCTGGTGCTGACTGTGGAGAAGCTGGAGGCTGAGGACAAGCAGAGGGCTGCAATGATTGGGATGCTGGCTAACTTCCTGGGCTTCCGCATGTACAAGGCACTGAGCGACACATGCAACACCGCTGGCGGGGCTGGCGTGCTCTCCCCAATGGCTCTCTTTGGCACCCTGGCCTCTTTCTATCTGGGAGCCATGGATCCCACAGCCCACAGGCTCCAGGCACTCCTGGGTGTCCCTGGGGAGGACCAGGACTGCACCTCCCGCCTGGATGGGCACAAGGTCCTCTCTGCCCTGCAGGCAGTCCAGGGCTTGCTGGtggcccagggtggggctgacggCCAGGCCCAGCTGCTGCTGTCCACAGTAGTGGGCCTGTTCACTGACCTGAGCCTGAGTCTGAAGCAGACATTCGTTCAGGGCCTGGAGCTCTTCACCCCCATTGTCCTCCCTCGCTCTGTAGACCTCTCCTCGGACCCAGATCTTGCTGCTGCAGAAATAGATAGGTTCATGCAGGCTGTGACAGGGTGGAAGATGAGCAGCCTGGCGGGAGTCCAAGCAGATAGCACCCTGCTCTTCAACACCTATGTCCACTTCCAAG GGAAAGTGAAAGGCTTCTCCCTGCTGGCTGGACATCAGGAGTTCTGGGTGAACAATAGCACCTCAGTGTCTGTCCCCATGCTCTCGGGCATGGGCACATTCCAGCACTGGAGTGACACCCAGAACAACTTCTCGGTGACTGGAGTGCCCTTGGGTGAGAGCGCCTGCCTGCTGCTGGTCCGGCCCTGCTCTGCATCCGACCTGGATAAGGTGGAGGCCCTCGCCTTCCAGCATGACTTCTCCAGCTGGATGAAGAACCTGTCTCCCCG GGTTATCCGCCTGACCATGCCCAAGCTGCAGCTACAAGGATCCCACGACCTGCAGGACCTGCTCTCCCAGGCCAAGCTGCCCACCCTGCTGGGCACCAAGGCGACCCTGGGCAAAATCAGTGACGCCAACCTCAGAGTGGGGAAG GTGATGAACAGCATTCTTTTCGAACTCAAAGCCGATGATGGAGACCAGCCCACAGAGTCTGCCCAGCAGCCCAATGGGCCTGAGGTCTTGGAACTGACCCTGAGCAGCCCGTTCCTGTTTGCTGTGTACGAGCGCGACTCCAGAGCCATTCACTTCTTGGGCCGTGTGGCCAACCCGCTGAGCATGGCATGA